In Salinirussus salinus, the following proteins share a genomic window:
- a CDS encoding acc operon protein, with the protein MATSRSEPDAEADAEAVAVPGAGGALSVPADATPSEAAAIAAAVGAHLRDRQAAALAAAEAAAADGEDRAPTGWAFAGRREALTGTPGRVQAGEPTDRWAAAARLNGLNHD; encoded by the coding sequence ATGGCAACATCCCGCTCTGAGCCGGACGCTGAGGCCGACGCGGAGGCGGTCGCCGTGCCGGGGGCCGGCGGAGCGCTGTCGGTCCCGGCGGACGCGACGCCGTCGGAGGCGGCGGCCATCGCCGCGGCCGTCGGCGCACACCTCAGAGACCGGCAGGCCGCCGCGCTCGCGGCCGCGGAGGCGGCGGCGGCCGACGGCGAGGACCGGGCGCCGACGGGCTGGGCGTTCGCCGGCCGGCGGGAGGCGCTGACCGGCACTCCCGGGCGGGTACAGGCAGGGGAACCGACAGACAGATGGGCGGCTGCTGCACGACTCAA